Proteins from a single region of Octopus bimaculoides isolate UCB-OBI-ISO-001 chromosome 11, ASM119413v2, whole genome shotgun sequence:
- the LOC106870964 gene encoding scaffold protein salvador yields the protein MLPRKKDISGLNDGIAGKYVKRDTPPVLRNYDTPVRHTNVFQRRSTKTLASYAPQQSVNSFAYSGHSYISAPKVPCHSSNYSPTSHSSGGVSSPNTNSNCNSNANNPAGHIYQNLNAASSPAPSSTPSPGHSPASTFSSSGYGSASNFNQAFQNMSLTNYRSNSQDSPKLQSHHNAQQHQTATCNQQQMGPQSGSASPQLNQVGLHHQHQQQHGALLVPSQTAANPGRVVPRAILNQGAHHQSLTPSAPPPPSPQSLHSKMKPDNSLASIREEATMKNEETTNPSQLQSVGTTVVTSYNNNTNVYSAAKAYNATSGYTPEYYNQCDENYQIQQYHQEIRNHYAQQNQTATVGNVGAHQQAVIPVPGTNQELVHVSGSTTPSSSTTGYGSGSYMGQEELSLPPGWSLDWTVRGRKYYIDHNTQTTHWSHPFEKDNLPMGWERIESKEYGVFYVNYILKVAQYHHPCAPVLPHQQNIICAPQELVIPKQIEYRQSNLLVPANPYLHEEIPDWMYIYCKANQDHDHKLKWPLFRLGELEYFDALLTRLYKQELQNIVMQYENHRTNLLREVEKRKVEKENMERALLQKRETNI from the exons ATTATGATACTCCTGTACGGCACACCAATGTATTTCAACGTCGAAGTACGAAAACCTTGGCTTCTTACGCACCACAACAATCTGTAAATAGCTTTGCTTATAGTGGCCATTCATACATCTCAGCACCAAAGGTACCATGTCATTCCTCAAATTATTCCCCAACTTCCCACAGTAGTGGAGGTGTTTCTTCCCCCAATACCAATTCTAATTGTAACTCCAATGCCAACAACCCAGCTGGCCATATATACCAGAACCTTAATGCAGCTTCTTCACCAGCCCCATCTTCTACCCCGTCACCAGGACATTCTCCTGCCTCAACCTTCTCATCATCTGGCTATGGGTCGGCCTCTAATTTCAACCAAGCTTTTCAGAACATGTCACTGACCAACTATCGGTCCAATTCACAAGACTCTCCCAAGCTACAGTCACACCACAATGCGCAACAGCACCAAACTGCAACTTGCAATCAGCAGCAAATGGGTCCTCAAAGTGGAAGTGCATCCCCACAGCTGAACCAGGTTGGtttacatcatcaacatcagcaacagcacgGGGCTTTGTTGGTGCCAAGTCAGACTGCTGCAAACCCTGGTCGGGTGGTACCTCGAGCAATTCTTAATCAAGGTGCCCACCACCAGTCACTTACACCGAGTGCACCACCACCTCCCTCACCACAGTCCCTGCATTCAAAGATGAAACCAGATAATTCACTTGCATCTATAAGAGAAG AAGCtacaatgaaaaatgaagaaacaacaaaTCCATCACAGTTACAGTCTGTTGGTACGACAGTAGTGACCAGTTATAACAataacacaaatgtatatagtgCTGCTAAAGCTTACAATGCTACTTCTGGCTATACTCCTGAGTATTACAACCAATGTGATGAGAACTACCAGATTCAACAATACCATCAAGAAATCCGCAACCACTATGCTCAGCAAAACCAAACAGCTACCGTTGGCAATGTTGGTGCGCACCAACAGGCAGTGATACCAGTTCCTGGAACCAATCAGGAACTTGTACATGTTAGTGGCAGTACTACACCATCTTCTTCTACCACCG gtTATGGGTCAGGAAGCTACATGGGACAGGAAGAGTTATCCCTACCACCAGGCTGGTCTTTAGACTGGACTGTACGCGGACGCAAATACTATATCGATCACAATACACAAACTACGCATTGGAGCCATCCTTTTGAGAAAGATAACTTACCAATGGGATGGGAGAGGATAGAATCAAAAGaatatggtgtattttatgtcaA ttatattttgaaagttgCCCAATACCATCATCCTTGTGCTCCAGTTTTACCACATCAACAGAACATTATCTGTGCTCCACAAGAACTAGTTATCCCGAAACAGATAGAGTATAGACAGTCTAATTTGTTGGTGCCAGCTAACCCATATTTACATGAAG AAATTCCAGACTGGATGTATATTTACTGCAAAGCCAATCAGGACCATGATCACAAATTAAAG TGGCCATTGTTCCGTTTGGGGGAACTGGAATACTTTGACGCCCTCCTCACACGTCTCTACAAACAAGAACTCCAGAACATTGTCATGCAGTATGAAAACCATCGGACTAATTTGCTCCGTGAAGTAGAGAAACGAAAAGTCGAGAAGGAAAACATGGAACGAGCTCTTTTACAGAAGCGAGAAACAAACATTTGA